One segment of Synechococcus sp. A15-24 DNA contains the following:
- a CDS encoding DUF1824 family protein produces the protein MTQSPVTALNDLARLRDAPELSQETCANLRAELSQAMANASWFTVGVMAPTAAKALAALRALETSQGWDTMDVVDSTNEIGPVFLKANQQGGSVRIRIEYGLGQGILITGHGEDENQPSTTWGPLPLNFF, from the coding sequence ATGACCCAGTCGCCAGTCACCGCCCTCAACGATCTGGCCCGCTTGCGCGATGCGCCGGAGCTCAGCCAGGAAACCTGCGCAAACCTTCGAGCGGAGCTCAGCCAGGCGATGGCCAACGCCAGCTGGTTCACCGTCGGTGTGATGGCCCCGACCGCCGCCAAGGCCCTTGCGGCCCTCAGGGCTCTGGAAACGAGCCAGGGATGGGACACCATGGATGTTGTTGACAGCACCAATGAAATCGGTCCTGTCTTCCTCAAAGCGAACCAACAAGGTGGATCGGTCCGCATTCGCATCGAATACGGCCTCGGCCAGGGAATCCTGATCACTGGGCATGGTGAGGACGAGAACCAGCCCAGCACCACATGGGGGCCGCTGCCGCTGAATTTTTTCTGA
- the glk gene encoding glucokinase, producing MARPTLLAGDMGGTKTLLALYDLEGETLIKRHQQRFVSADWSSLEPMLKAFVEERPKDVQAPTHGCLAVAGPVRNRQARITNLPWQLKEEDLAAAAGMQQLELVNDFGVLIYGLPHFGADQQLVLQEGSQDDGPLAILGAGTGLGMARGVRTNNGLMALSSEGGHREFAPRSDEEWQLACWLKQDLGVDRLSIERVVSGTGLGHIAHWLLQQPGAQSHPLRSVAEAWRRNMASDLPAQVSLAAEEGDPLLRHALDLWLSAYGSATGDLALQELCSGGLWVGGGTATKQLNGLQSALFLKAMRDKGRFKDFISGLKVTAVIDPEAGLFSSACRARMLAESGGTLA from the coding sequence ATGGCCCGTCCCACTCTTCTCGCTGGCGACATGGGGGGGACCAAGACCCTTCTTGCGCTCTACGACCTCGAGGGTGAAACGCTGATCAAACGTCACCAGCAACGGTTTGTCTCAGCTGATTGGTCATCGCTGGAGCCGATGCTTAAGGCATTTGTTGAGGAACGGCCCAAGGACGTCCAGGCGCCAACCCATGGCTGCCTCGCCGTGGCAGGCCCTGTTCGCAATCGGCAGGCCCGGATCACCAACCTCCCCTGGCAGCTCAAGGAAGAGGATCTGGCTGCCGCTGCAGGGATGCAGCAACTGGAGCTGGTGAACGATTTCGGTGTACTGATCTACGGCCTGCCTCACTTCGGCGCGGATCAGCAGCTGGTGCTGCAGGAGGGGAGTCAGGACGACGGGCCCCTGGCGATCCTTGGAGCTGGGACCGGCCTCGGCATGGCTCGAGGCGTTCGCACAAACAACGGGCTGATGGCTCTCTCCAGCGAGGGTGGACATCGCGAATTCGCACCGCGCAGCGATGAGGAATGGCAACTGGCCTGCTGGCTGAAACAGGACCTGGGAGTCGACCGCCTGTCGATCGAGCGGGTGGTGAGCGGCACAGGGCTTGGCCACATCGCCCATTGGCTGCTGCAGCAGCCAGGCGCACAATCTCACCCCCTTCGTTCTGTGGCTGAGGCCTGGCGGCGAAATATGGCCAGTGACCTTCCAGCGCAGGTGTCCCTCGCAGCCGAAGAGGGCGACCCCCTGCTGCGACATGCCCTTGACCTGTGGCTGTCGGCCTACGGCTCAGCCACAGGTGACCTGGCCCTGCAGGAACTCTGCAGCGGTGGTCTCTGGGTGGGAGGCGGCACGGCTACAAAACAACTCAACGGACTGCAATCCGCGCTGTTTCTTAAGGCAATGCGCGACAAAGGTCGGTTCAAGGACTTCATCAGCGGTCTGAAGGTCACCGCTGTGATCGATCCGGAGGCGGGTCTGTTTAGCTCTGCCTGCCGAGCACGGATGTTGGCGGAGTCGGGTGGGACACTGGCCTGA